The genomic DNA GCGGCCAGGCCGATGAGGCCGAGCTCCTCGCCGACGGCGGAGAGGATGAAGTCGGAGTGGGCGACCGGCACGAACTCCGGGTGGCCCTGGCCCAGGCCGGTGCCGGTGAGGCCGCCCCAGGACAGGCCGAAGAGCGACTGCGCTGGCTGCGAGGAGATGTCCATGTTGCCGATCGGGTCGGCGGACAGGGCCACCCGCTGCTGGATCTTGCCGGAGACCAGGTAGACGGCGGTGCCGCCGAGGGCCACGAGGATGACGCCGATCAGCAGCCAGGACAGGCGGCCGGTGGCCATGTAGAGCATGCCCAGGACCGTGGCGAAGAGCAGCAGCGCCGGCCCGAAGTCGTTGGAGACCGCCATGATCATTAGGGCGATCGCCCACACCACCATGATCGGGGCGAGGTCGCGCAGGCGTGGCAGGCTCAGGCCGAGGACGCGGTAGCCGGCGACGGTGAACAGCGCGCGCTTCTGGGTGAGCAGCTGCGCGAAGAACATGATGAGCAGAATCTTCGCGAACTCGCCCGGCTGCACCGAGAAGGGGCCGATGCTGATCCAGATGCGGGCGTCGGCGAAGTCGGGGTTGGTCTGCGGCCACACCAGCGGCAGCGCCAGCAGGATCAGGCCCAGCACCCCGAGAAGGTAGGAGTACCTGGTCAGGACCCGGTGATCGCGCAGCACGAACAGCACGATCACCATGAGCACGATGCCCACCAGGGTCCACATCACCTGGCGGTTGGCCAGGGTGTTGCCCAGCGCGATGTCGAGGCGGTAGATCATCACCAGCCCGATCGCGTTGAGCAGCGCCGCCACCGGCAGCAGGATCTGGTCGGCGTGCGGCGCGGCGAAGGCCACGACCACGTGCGCGATGGCGAAGACCCCGATGAATCCGCCGATCAGCCAGAGGATCTCACTGGTCAGGGCGTTGCCCTGGGAGAGCTCCAGCGAGATCAGCATCATCGCCAGCAGGCCCGCCGCCAGCAGCAGCAGGAAAAATTCTGTGCGTCGTCCAAGTAGTTGCTTCATTTACGCCACCTCCCGGCAGTTCACGCCTGGTTGGTTGAGATCGCCACTGGCGGGCTGATCGGTGTTGCCGTCGGATTCACGGGTCAGACAGACCGGCAGGGCCTGATCGGCCAGCCGCCGCAGCTGCTGGGTCACCTCGTCGTAGGAGCCGCCCTCGAGGCTGTTCACGGACGCGCGGACCGACTCGGGGATGTCCTGCAGGCCGAAGATCGCGCAGCGTGACGACGCCCGACCGTCGTCCGGATTCACGTCCACGAAGCGCAGCCCGCCCTCCTTGTTGATGCACGCCTGCTGCAGCGGGTCGTTGAGATCCCGGCCGAACACCGAGAAGTCCACGCCCTGATGAATGACGAAGTTCTGCTGCTCGTCGACGGCCAGGTAGTAGTTCGCGTCAATCTTCTCCGACGCCCACCAGGTGCCGCCACCGAGGGCGACCAGCAGCACCAGCACC from Corynebacterium guangdongense includes the following:
- a CDS encoding FtsW/RodA/SpoVE family cell cycle protein — its product is MKQLLGRRTEFFLLLLAAGLLAMMLISLELSQGNALTSEILWLIGGFIGVFAIAHVVVAFAAPHADQILLPVAALLNAIGLVMIYRLDIALGNTLANRQVMWTLVGIVLMVIVLFVLRDHRVLTRYSYLLGVLGLILLALPLVWPQTNPDFADARIWISIGPFSVQPGEFAKILLIMFFAQLLTQKRALFTVAGYRVLGLSLPRLRDLAPIMVVWAIALMIMAVSNDFGPALLLFATVLGMLYMATGRLSWLLIGVILVALGGTAVYLVSGKIQQRVALSADPIGNMDISSQPAQSLFGLSWGGLTGTGLGQGHPEFVPVAHSDFILSAVGEELGLIGLAAVLVLFAIFVTRGFRVALTVRDSYGKLLAAGLALLMAIQVFVVTGGVTTLLPMTGLTTPFMSAGGSALMANYILLGVLLRISHGARRPDTLEASESTARPVRQADGAPMTGMLPAQNQLQGGDR